One stretch of Pseudoramibacter sp. DNA includes these proteins:
- a CDS encoding cysteine hydrolase family protein, with the protein MKSKDLILVIDMQNVYQPGQEWACRDFAGAAQNILTVADAADAAGVPLMVTAFLPPEDPKGDWQAYNEKYKAINADPWLNALADEIAPLAETHPFCPKSTYNALDHPDVHRAALAARDRGGRVVLTGVVAECCVLWTACAAIDLGCHVVYLTDAVSGLDRPKEAASELVLSGLSPLQCALMTAADYLNEA; encoded by the coding sequence TTGAAATCAAAAGATCTCATTCTCGTCATCGATATGCAGAACGTCTACCAGCCCGGCCAGGAATGGGCGTGCCGGGATTTTGCCGGCGCGGCCCAAAATATTTTAACTGTGGCGGATGCGGCGGACGCGGCGGGGGTGCCCCTGATGGTCACGGCCTTTCTGCCCCCGGAAGATCCGAAAGGGGACTGGCAGGCCTACAACGAAAAGTACAAAGCCATCAACGCCGACCCGTGGCTCAACGCCCTGGCCGACGAGATCGCACCCCTGGCTGAAACCCACCCCTTCTGCCCGAAATCGACGTACAATGCCCTGGATCACCCCGATGTGCACCGGGCTGCCCTTGCCGCCCGGGACCGGGGCGGGCGCGTCGTGCTCACTGGAGTCGTGGCCGAATGCTGCGTGCTGTGGACCGCCTGCGCCGCCATCGACCTGGGCTGCCACGTGGTCTATCTCACCGACGCCGTCTCGGGCCTCGACCGCCCGAAGGAAGCGGCTTCGGAGCTCGTGCTTTCGGGGCTTTCTCCCCTCCAGTGCGCGCTTATGACCGCGGCGGACTACCTGAACGAAGCTTAA
- a CDS encoding Cof-type HAD-IIB family hydrolase gives MKNTSTKYLFFDVDGTLVNFKKQMPDSARRALRTAQAEGHKLILCTGRSEAEVYPFLMDFGFDGYIFGSGSHVIAGDREISTHVFGSDRMARVMDLLNRNNVPLLIQMAKVGILSPNALSAFRRYRLFQVKAAQSVYDVITRAIGKVKVDVARGRYADRYPDADMVVYTDAPFGIEAAADWLAPLGLRVTPSSLEPADTSAGEITRTDVDKGVALTEWMADAGAGTDAAIAFGDGPNDLEMLEAAGTSVVMGNGVAEARERADFVTADIDDDGIAKAMVRLGLIPSDF, from the coding sequence ATGAAAAACACAAGTACAAAATATTTATTCTTTGACGTTGACGGCACCCTGGTGAATTTCAAAAAGCAGATGCCGGATTCCGCCCGGCGGGCCCTGCGGACCGCCCAGGCCGAAGGGCACAAGCTTATCCTGTGCACCGGGCGCAGCGAGGCGGAAGTTTATCCTTTTCTCATGGATTTCGGTTTTGACGGGTACATCTTCGGTTCCGGCTCCCACGTGATCGCTGGGGACCGGGAAATCAGCACCCACGTCTTCGGATCCGACCGCATGGCCCGGGTCATGGACCTTCTCAACCGCAACAACGTCCCCCTGCTCATTCAAATGGCCAAGGTGGGCATCCTCTCCCCCAACGCCTTGTCGGCCTTTCGGCGCTACCGGCTGTTTCAGGTGAAAGCAGCCCAGTCGGTTTACGACGTGATCACCCGGGCCATCGGCAAGGTGAAAGTGGACGTGGCCCGGGGCCGTTACGCGGACCGCTACCCCGACGCGGACATGGTGGTCTACACCGACGCGCCCTTTGGTATCGAGGCTGCGGCGGACTGGCTCGCGCCCCTGGGGCTTCGGGTCACCCCGAGCAGTCTGGAACCCGCCGACACCAGCGCCGGAGAAATCACCCGGACCGATGTGGACAAAGGCGTGGCTCTGACCGAATGGATGGCCGACGCCGGCGCTGGGACAGACGCCGCCATCGCCTTCGGGGACGGCCCCAACGATCTGGAAATGCTCGAAGCCGCGGGCACCAGCGTGGTCATGGGCAACGGCGTGGCTGAAGCGAGGGAGCGGGCCGATTTTGTGACCGCGGACATCGACGACGATGGCATCGCCAAGGCCATGGTGCGTCTCGGCCTGATCCCGTCGGATTTTTAG
- the rbr gene encoding rubrerythrin, which produces MADPLRCRAEELKGTKTEKNLQDAFAGESQARNKYTYFASKAKSEGYNQISDLFTETANNEKEHAKMWFKILYGVGNTEENLQAGADGEAYEWTEMYPRMAKEAEEEGFDDIARLFRMVGDIEKHHEERYKKLLKNVKDGIVFSREGDQIWQCANCGHIVVGPKAPAVCPVCAHPQSYFQLRAENY; this is translated from the coding sequence ATGGCAGATCCATTAAGATGCAGAGCTGAAGAATTAAAGGGAACCAAAACAGAAAAGAACTTACAGGATGCCTTTGCAGGAGAATCTCAGGCACGTAATAAATACACCTATTTTGCAAGCAAGGCGAAGAGCGAAGGCTATAATCAGATTTCTGACCTCTTCACAGAAACCGCCAATAACGAAAAAGAACACGCTAAAATGTGGTTCAAGATCCTCTACGGCGTCGGCAACACCGAAGAAAACCTGCAGGCCGGTGCAGACGGTGAAGCTTACGAATGGACTGAAATGTATCCGAGAATGGCCAAAGAAGCTGAAGAAGAAGGCTTCGACGACATCGCCCGCCTGTTCCGCATGGTCGGCGATATCGAAAAACACCATGAAGAACGCTACAAGAAATTATTAAAGAACGTCAAAGACGGCATCGTCTTCTCAAGAGAAGGGGATCAGATCTGGCAGTGCGCTAACTGCGGCCACATCGTCGTTGGACCGAAAGCACCTGCAGTCTGCCCGGTCTGCGCACATCCGCAGAGCTACTTCCAGCTCAGAGCTGAAAATTATTAA
- a CDS encoding S1C family serine protease: MGKYRKEDDFFADASSGFQNDLFPVSSTPESPESQTEKAEVRGVDRLIKKHSRGWWTMMGLVALGLVLMVILFALYYTVGSASAVASETDGASETALDKVASTAGKSVVTVACSGASGSGFAVTTDGMIVTAASLIENGGTIQVKTGGRKKYAASLVWTDADSGLAVIKVKAQNLTPAVLDDENHLYTGEKLAVLGRSGGKLLSGKTAVLDDDANVLAADGETFDVRDLVRIASTKAVSAGQPLFDNEGEAVGVVVSAESGGTYAMPSYYLAAVVDQLITTGRFVPNTIGVAGDSAAQVRLRTGQDAGFDGGVCVREVAPGSGAERAGLHPGDVITSISGESVNNPREMAAVIARKKPGSKVILTVFRAGRKSSAGDSRIWVDVSGSPEN, encoded by the coding sequence ATGGGAAAATACAGAAAGGAAGACGACTTCTTCGCAGACGCTTCATCAGGCTTTCAAAACGATTTGTTTCCCGTGTCTTCGACCCCGGAATCTCCTGAATCTCAGACCGAAAAAGCCGAAGTCCGGGGAGTGGACCGGCTCATCAAAAAGCACAGCCGGGGCTGGTGGACGATGATGGGTCTGGTGGCCCTGGGGCTGGTGCTCATGGTCATCCTCTTTGCCCTGTACTACACCGTCGGCTCGGCCAGCGCCGTGGCCAGCGAAACGGACGGCGCTTCCGAAACGGCCTTGGACAAAGTGGCTTCGACGGCGGGCAAATCCGTGGTGACCGTCGCCTGCAGCGGCGCCAGCGGCAGCGGCTTTGCGGTGACCACCGACGGGATGATCGTCACAGCGGCCAGCCTCATCGAAAACGGCGGGACCATCCAGGTGAAAACCGGCGGCAGGAAAAAGTACGCCGCGTCCCTGGTGTGGACCGATGCCGATTCGGGTCTCGCGGTGATCAAGGTGAAAGCCCAAAACCTGACCCCTGCGGTTCTCGACGACGAAAACCATCTTTATACAGGGGAAAAGCTTGCCGTCCTGGGGCGCAGCGGCGGAAAGCTCTTGTCCGGAAAGACGGCGGTCCTCGACGACGACGCCAACGTCCTCGCGGCCGACGGCGAAACCTTTGACGTCCGAGATCTGGTCCGGATTGCCAGCACCAAAGCCGTCAGCGCCGGACAGCCCCTTTTCGACAACGAAGGCGAAGCGGTGGGCGTCGTCGTCTCAGCTGAAAGCGGCGGCACTTACGCCATGCCGTCTTATTATTTAGCCGCGGTGGTGGATCAGCTCATCACCACGGGCAGGTTTGTGCCGAACACCATCGGCGTCGCCGGCGACAGCGCGGCTCAGGTCAGGCTGCGCACCGGCCAGGATGCCGGATTTGACGGCGGCGTCTGTGTGCGGGAAGTGGCGCCGGGGTCCGGCGCCGAAAGGGCGGGCCTCCATCCCGGCGACGTCATCACGTCGATCAGCGGGGAATCGGTGAACAATCCCCGGGAAATGGCCGCTGTCATTGCCCGGAAAAAACCGGGTTCCAAGGTGATTTTGACGGTTTTCCGGGCCGGCCGGAAATCCAGCGCCGGGGACAGCCGCATCTGGGTGGACGTATCTGGAAGTCCGGAAAATTAG
- a CDS encoding MBL fold metallo-hydrolase has product MKFCSLYSGSSGNCLFVAHGATRLLVDAGLSGKKIEQGLASIDELPAQIDGILVTHEHRDHIHGVGVLSRRYDLPVYANAATWEAMAGDIGKIKGHNIRLFATGVPFDIGDLEIGTFSISHDAADPVGFTFDSGSHTIGIATDTGVVSSEVKAALSGRDLVVLESNHDTAMLETGPYPYYLKHRIASDVGHLSNDTAGDTAVALAESGVKQIVLAHLSHENNLPILAYQATQNFFKRAGISEGDTRVAVARRHERSSLFELG; this is encoded by the coding sequence ATGAAATTTTGCAGTCTGTACAGCGGTTCCTCAGGCAACTGTCTGTTTGTCGCCCACGGCGCGACCCGGCTCCTCGTGGATGCCGGGCTGTCGGGGAAAAAGATCGAGCAGGGCCTGGCGTCTATCGACGAACTGCCGGCGCAGATCGACGGGATTCTCGTCACCCACGAACACCGGGACCACATTCACGGTGTCGGGGTGCTGTCCCGGCGCTACGATCTGCCGGTTTACGCCAACGCCGCCACCTGGGAAGCCATGGCCGGGGATATCGGCAAAATCAAGGGCCATAACATCCGGCTGTTCGCGACCGGCGTGCCCTTTGACATCGGCGATCTCGAGATCGGCACCTTTTCGATCTCCCACGATGCGGCGGACCCGGTGGGCTTCACCTTCGACAGCGGCAGCCACACTATCGGCATCGCGACGGACACCGGTGTGGTGTCCTCAGAAGTCAAAGCGGCCTTGTCAGGGCGGGATCTCGTGGTCCTTGAAAGCAACCACGACACCGCGATGCTCGAAACGGGACCCTACCCCTATTATTTGAAGCACCGCATCGCCAGTGACGTTGGGCATCTGTCCAACGACACGGCTGGAGACACGGCAGTGGCCCTGGCGGAAAGCGGTGTCAAGCAGATTGTTCTGGCCCATTTAAGCCACGAAAACAACCTGCCGATTCTGGCTTATCAGGCGACTCAGAATTTCTTCAAGCGCGCGGGGATTTCCGAAGGAGATACCCGGGTCGCCGTGGCCCGGCGCCACGAGCGCTCCAGCCTCTTCGAACTGGGCTGA
- a CDS encoding UDP-N-acetylglucosamine 1-carboxyvinyltransferase gives MDKFIIEGGYPLKGEVQITGAKNAVLGLIPAALLSRNVVTIDNVPKIDDVRKMVDILKRIGAKVDWHDDVLTIDSRDELSYDCEPYQDEIGEMRASYYLLGALLGRYHHAIVPLPGGCNIGDRPIDQHIKGFEALGADVTIEHGCVKMKADALKGTNIYMDVVSVGATINVMLAAVLTEGRTVIENAAKEPHIVDVANFLNKMGANIKGAGTDTLRITGVEALHACSYSVVPDQITAGTYMMAAAATNGDVLVKGIIPKHMESVTAKLKEMGAAVENVNGDCLRVSHDGRLKGCHVKTLPYPGFPTDLQQPMAVLMSIADGNSQLHESIFENRFKYVDELRKMGAKITINGRTAMIEGVPELSGTKIAATDLRAGAAMVIAALVANGRSEITGLKFIDRGYENLEENFRALGAKIRRVHVDKPAED, from the coding sequence ATGGATAAATTTATTATTGAAGGCGGATATCCCCTGAAAGGGGAAGTGCAGATTACGGGCGCGAAGAACGCGGTATTGGGCCTGATCCCGGCGGCCCTTTTGAGCCGCAATGTCGTGACCATCGACAACGTGCCGAAGATTGACGACGTGCGGAAGATGGTGGACATCTTAAAGCGCATCGGCGCGAAGGTGGACTGGCACGACGACGTGCTGACCATCGATTCCCGGGATGAGCTGTCCTACGACTGTGAACCCTATCAGGACGAAATCGGTGAAATGCGCGCGTCCTACTATCTTTTAGGTGCCCTCCTCGGCCGCTATCACCACGCGATTGTCCCCCTGCCCGGGGGCTGCAACATCGGCGACCGGCCCATCGACCAGCACATCAAGGGCTTTGAAGCCCTGGGCGCGGACGTGACCATTGAACACGGCTGCGTGAAGATGAAAGCCGACGCCCTCAAAGGCACGAACATCTACATGGACGTCGTGTCCGTCGGGGCCACGATCAACGTCATGCTCGCCGCAGTGCTCACTGAAGGGCGCACGGTGATCGAAAACGCCGCCAAGGAACCCCACATCGTTGACGTGGCGAACTTCCTCAATAAAATGGGCGCGAATATCAAAGGGGCCGGCACTGACACCCTGCGCATTACTGGCGTCGAAGCTCTCCACGCCTGTTCTTATTCCGTGGTGCCGGACCAGATCACGGCAGGCACATACATGATGGCAGCGGCCGCGACCAACGGCGATGTCCTCGTCAAAGGCATCATCCCGAAACACATGGAAAGTGTGACGGCGAAACTCAAAGAAATGGGCGCGGCGGTGGAAAACGTCAACGGGGACTGCCTGCGGGTCAGCCACGACGGCCGCCTCAAGGGCTGCCACGTCAAGACCCTGCCCTACCCGGGCTTCCCGACCGATCTCCAGCAGCCGATGGCGGTGCTCATGTCCATCGCCGACGGCAACAGCCAGCTCCACGAAAGCATTTTTGAAAACCGGTTCAAATACGTGGACGAACTGCGCAAGATGGGCGCGAAAATCACGATCAACGGCCGCACGGCTATGATCGAAGGGGTGCCGGAACTGTCAGGCACGAAAATCGCGGCGACCGACCTCCGCGCCGGCGCAGCCATGGTCATCGCAGCGCTGGTGGCCAATGGCCGGTCAGAAATCACTGGTTTGAAGTTCATCGACCGGGGCTACGAAAACCTCGAAGAAAATTTCAGAGCCCTCGGCGCGAAAATCCGCCGGGTGCATGTGGACAAACCGGCTGAAGACTAA
- a CDS encoding DnaD domain-containing protein, producing the protein MDNQHSTKFVFDQAYENYGITPVENVFINVYMPQANGDYVKVYLYGLKQCFSKAAVPIDNELLSEELHITEGDVRKAWDYWQQQGILSVHYNDSGRAEVHYFSIPAQLLNPQKTAVQNTAPDPKPETEQEARVKGMFDKIEEMFKSPLSLTTLSTLSGYLKDYHFEPETVVLLAEYAMNHIAGKGTAFTQKQTCRYMDRVADGWHDAGVITYEDAEVYIAESKTRQKRYYKVLGVLGQHRSPMRSERKLIDKWFDTYQFKPEIVEAALNRTSKPNLKYVDGILTRWYQSGITTLEGVEKEGETFRKNARPKTQETAADAAADSDLKEREDLIDALADQDTQSLWRLIDENEQANSNSSDRH; encoded by the coding sequence ATGGATAATCAGCATTCGACGAAGTTTGTCTTCGATCAAGCCTACGAAAATTACGGCATCACGCCGGTGGAAAATGTCTTTATCAATGTGTACATGCCCCAGGCCAACGGGGACTACGTCAAGGTCTACCTCTACGGCCTCAAACAGTGCTTCTCCAAGGCGGCGGTGCCCATCGACAACGAGCTCCTCTCCGAGGAACTCCACATCACCGAAGGGGACGTGCGCAAAGCCTGGGACTACTGGCAGCAGCAGGGCATTCTGTCGGTGCACTACAACGACAGCGGCCGGGCCGAAGTGCATTATTTCAGCATTCCGGCCCAGCTGCTCAATCCCCAGAAAACCGCCGTCCAAAACACCGCCCCTGATCCCAAACCTGAAACCGAACAGGAAGCTCGGGTGAAGGGGATGTTCGACAAAATCGAAGAGATGTTCAAATCCCCCTTGTCCCTGACCACCCTGTCGACTTTGTCCGGCTACCTCAAAGATTATCATTTTGAGCCGGAAACCGTCGTGCTCCTCGCGGAATACGCGATGAACCACATCGCCGGCAAGGGCACGGCTTTCACCCAGAAGCAGACGTGCCGGTACATGGACCGGGTCGCCGACGGCTGGCACGACGCCGGGGTCATCACCTACGAAGACGCGGAGGTGTACATCGCCGAGTCCAAAACCCGCCAAAAGCGCTACTACAAAGTGCTCGGCGTGCTCGGACAGCACCGCAGCCCCATGCGCTCGGAGCGCAAGCTCATCGACAAGTGGTTTGACACCTACCAGTTCAAGCCTGAAATCGTCGAAGCGGCCCTGAACCGGACGTCCAAACCGAATTTAAAATACGTCGACGGCATCCTGACCCGGTGGTACCAGAGCGGGATCACCACTTTGGAAGGGGTCGAAAAAGAAGGGGAGACCTTCCGGAAAAACGCCCGGCCGAAAACACAGGAAACAGCTGCTGATGCCGCAGCCGATTCCGATTTGAAAGAACGCGAGGATTTAATCGACGCCCTCGCCGATCAGGATACCCAATCTTTATGGAGGCTCATCGATGAAAATGAACAAGCCAATTCAAACTCCTCAGACCGTCATTGA
- a CDS encoding ATP-binding protein, translating into MKMNKPIQTPQTVIEGFLNERSRHLFREHQRIQALEKRVPELADLKRRRDLAGTALVRARLKGDPEAKAAYDQTLAELQQKKEALLKASGLNPEDLAVHYWCPDCKDTGYQNGAPCHCLVQALTDAAFSRFDLRPKARNENFDTFNLAYYPDEKPAQGPSPRAYMGAMKTLMMRYCDHFEHEQDSFLFYGRPGLGKTFLSNCVANALIARQKNVIYITAEHLIDLVRENIANSGDGALYTSLLTCDLLIIDDLGAEYQTAFSDDQLFQIINDRILGGDKMIISSNLTPKAIQSRYNTRLASRMTGYFKALRFTGNDIRMLKKQSAHQSRT; encoded by the coding sequence ATGAAAATGAACAAGCCAATTCAAACTCCTCAGACCGTCATTGAGGGCTTTCTCAATGAACGGAGCCGCCACTTGTTCCGGGAGCATCAGCGCATTCAGGCCCTTGAAAAGCGCGTCCCGGAACTGGCGGACCTCAAGCGCCGGCGGGATTTGGCCGGCACGGCGCTGGTCCGGGCCCGGCTCAAAGGGGACCCCGAAGCCAAAGCCGCTTACGACCAGACCCTGGCCGAGCTTCAGCAGAAGAAAGAGGCCCTGCTCAAAGCAAGCGGTCTGAACCCAGAAGACCTCGCCGTCCATTATTGGTGTCCCGACTGCAAGGACACAGGCTACCAGAACGGCGCCCCGTGCCACTGCCTGGTCCAGGCCCTGACCGACGCAGCCTTTTCCCGTTTCGACCTCCGGCCCAAAGCCCGGAATGAAAACTTCGATACCTTCAATCTGGCTTATTATCCCGACGAAAAGCCGGCCCAGGGCCCAAGTCCCCGGGCGTACATGGGGGCGATGAAAACCCTGATGATGCGCTACTGCGACCATTTCGAACATGAGCAGGACAGCTTTCTGTTTTACGGGCGGCCGGGTCTCGGGAAGACCTTTTTGTCCAACTGCGTCGCCAACGCCCTCATCGCCCGGCAGAAAAACGTCATCTACATCACGGCGGAACACCTCATCGATCTCGTCCGGGAAAACATCGCCAACAGCGGCGACGGTGCCTTGTACACGAGCCTTCTGACCTGTGACCTCCTCATCATCGACGATTTGGGCGCCGAATACCAGACCGCGTTTTCCGACGACCAGCTCTTCCAGATCATCAACGACCGGATCTTAGGCGGCGACAAGATGATCATCTCGTCGAACCTCACCCCGAAGGCCATCCAGTCCCGGTACAACACCCGCCTGGCCTCCCGCATGACTGGCTATTTCAAGGCCCTGCGTTTTACCGGCAACGACATCCGGATGCTCAAGAAGCAGTCGGCGCATCAGTCCAGAACTTAA
- a CDS encoding methylated-DNA--[protein]-cysteine S-methyltransferase: MSEHYINYFKPPFGLLLLESTEDVLLRVRWVKSKDVPETETRPILEETKKQLQEYFDGKRQNFDLSFNARGTAFQKKVWKVLRQIPYGEIKSYKDIADAINNPTAPRAVGRANNKNPLNIIIPCHRVIATSGLLTGYAGGVEIKKKLLELERHYLRNFAEKANES, translated from the coding sequence ATGAGTGAACATTACATCAATTATTTCAAACCGCCATTTGGCCTGCTGCTTTTAGAATCCACAGAAGATGTGCTGCTCCGGGTCCGATGGGTCAAATCCAAAGATGTTCCTGAAACCGAAACCCGGCCCATACTCGAAGAAACGAAAAAACAGCTCCAGGAATACTTCGACGGCAAGCGCCAGAATTTCGACTTGTCTTTCAACGCCAGGGGCACCGCTTTTCAAAAAAAAGTGTGGAAAGTGCTTCGGCAGATTCCCTACGGAGAAATCAAATCCTATAAAGATATTGCCGACGCCATCAACAATCCGACGGCGCCGAGGGCTGTGGGAAGAGCCAACAACAAGAATCCGTTAAACATCATCATCCCGTGCCACCGGGTCATCGCGACCAGCGGCCTTTTAACCGGCTACGCCGGCGGGGTCGAAATCAAGAAGAAGCTCCTGGAGCTGGAACGCCATTATCTTCGCAATTTTGCCGAAAAAGCCAACGAATCGTGA
- a CDS encoding ABC1 kinase family protein — protein sequence MNDSKKLPRGYRRKRVREILGILSKHKIKEGITPEKLRAIVEELGPVFVKIGQILSMRQDVLPEAYCEELAKLRTDVMPLPFQTIAEVLESAYNQPLRKIFAHIDHEPLGSASIAQVHKAILLDGTPVVVKVQRPGIDETMRIDLSILSQLTSLIQRTGITGDVIDFKMVLSEVAATARQEMDFMNEGHNAEVFMHNNRDIRYVDSPKIFKHYTTSKVLMMSYMDGVDIDETERLKEAGYDLGEIALKLEENYIKQIVDDAFFQADPHPGNIRIHDGKIVWIDLGMMGTLSRRDCELFREAIAAVAKKDIRAIKTVVLNLGDHDGPIDHPRLYGDLSDLMDEYGSVDIGDMSLSDFLQDLLHICNQNHIQMPRGITMLVRGVMTLETVVARLDPHASIVSVMQQHVIKPSIENIDLKTTAEKLSRGLLSAGTHSLKLPESLLNLSETTLKGQSKINLEIVGSEAPIKKITKMVNRLVLAIITAALLLSSSFLATTAMTPRILGIPALAFVGYLGALVLGGGTLYSVYRSWRKKRKRLPFFPKHKL from the coding sequence ATGAACGATTCAAAAAAACTGCCTAGGGGCTACCGCCGAAAACGTGTGCGGGAGATCCTAGGCATTTTATCTAAGCACAAAATTAAAGAAGGGATTACTCCCGAAAAACTCCGGGCCATTGTCGAAGAACTTGGTCCGGTTTTTGTTAAAATCGGGCAGATTCTGTCCATGCGCCAGGACGTCCTTCCCGAAGCCTACTGTGAAGAGCTCGCAAAGCTGCGCACCGACGTCATGCCCCTGCCCTTTCAGACCATCGCCGAAGTGCTCGAGTCGGCCTACAACCAGCCCCTGCGGAAAATCTTCGCCCACATCGACCACGAACCTCTGGGCTCGGCGTCCATCGCCCAGGTGCACAAAGCCATTCTTCTTGACGGCACCCCGGTGGTCGTCAAGGTTCAGCGGCCGGGCATCGACGAAACCATGCGCATCGACCTGTCGATTTTGAGCCAGCTCACCTCACTGATCCAGCGCACCGGCATCACCGGAGACGTCATCGACTTTAAAATGGTGCTCTCAGAAGTCGCTGCGACGGCCCGCCAGGAAATGGACTTCATGAACGAAGGCCACAACGCGGAAGTGTTCATGCACAACAACCGGGACATCCGCTACGTGGACAGCCCGAAAATCTTCAAGCATTACACCACATCAAAAGTCCTCATGATGTCCTACATGGACGGCGTCGACATCGACGAGACTGAACGCCTCAAAGAAGCAGGGTACGACCTCGGGGAAATCGCCCTGAAGCTCGAAGAAAATTACATCAAGCAGATCGTCGACGACGCCTTTTTCCAGGCCGACCCCCATCCCGGCAACATCCGCATCCACGACGGTAAAATCGTGTGGATCGACCTGGGCATGATGGGCACCCTGAGCCGCCGGGACTGTGAACTCTTCCGGGAAGCCATCGCCGCCGTGGCGAAAAAGGACATTCGCGCCATCAAGACCGTGGTCTTAAACCTCGGGGACCACGACGGTCCCATCGACCACCCCCGCCTTTACGGCGATTTGTCAGACCTCATGGACGAGTACGGCAGTGTGGACATCGGCGACATGAGCCTGTCGGATTTTCTCCAGGATCTCCTTCACATCTGCAATCAAAACCACATCCAAATGCCCCGGGGCATCACGATGCTGGTCCGGGGGGTTATGACCCTGGAAACCGTCGTCGCCCGTCTGGACCCTCACGCGAGCATCGTCAGCGTCATGCAGCAGCACGTCATCAAGCCGTCCATCGAAAACATCGACTTGAAGACCACTGCGGAAAAACTGAGCCGGGGCCTCTTAAGCGCCGGCACCCATTCCCTGAAGCTGCCCGAAAGCCTGTTAAATCTCTCGGAAACCACCCTGAAGGGGCAGAGCAAAATCAATTTGGAAATTGTCGGCAGCGAAGCGCCGATCAAAAAGATCACAAAAATGGTCAACCGCCTCGTGTTGGCCATCATCACCGCCGCGCTGCTGCTGTCGTCGAGCTTTCTGGCCACGACGGCCATGACGCCCCGGATTCTCGGCATTCCCGCCTTGGCCTTCGTCGGCTACCTCGGCGCCTTGGTGCTCGGGGGCGGCACCCTGTACAGCGTGTACCGCAGCTGGCGGAAAAAACGCAAAAGGCTGCCGTTTTTCCCGAAGCACAAGCTCTAA
- the rpe gene encoding ribulose-phosphate 3-epimerase — MKKLISISMLSADFTRLGAHLQEAEKAGTDWLHVDIMDGHFVPNITMGPDQVAQIRKTVDLPFDVHLMITHPLSYIERFAKAGADTITVHVESPDDTDACLDAIEKFGCHPAVVISPETPVDAVKPCLDRVDMVLVMGVHPGFGGQSYIPETTNRLKAIRQMIDASGRDIRLEVDGGVNFKTLPEILDAGVDTIVSGSCLFKGDIAENIRKFKKLF; from the coding sequence ATGAAAAAATTGATTTCGATTTCGATGCTCAGCGCGGACTTCACGCGCCTGGGCGCCCATTTGCAGGAAGCAGAAAAAGCCGGCACCGACTGGCTGCACGTGGACATCATGGACGGCCACTTTGTGCCGAATATCACCATGGGGCCGGATCAGGTGGCCCAGATCCGAAAGACGGTGGATCTGCCCTTCGACGTTCACCTGATGATCACCCATCCCCTGTCCTACATCGAACGCTTCGCCAAAGCCGGCGCTGACACCATCACCGTTCACGTGGAATCGCCGGACGACACTGACGCCTGCCTCGACGCCATTGAAAAATTCGGCTGCCACCCGGCGGTGGTCATTTCGCCGGAAACGCCGGTGGACGCCGTAAAGCCCTGCCTCGACCGGGTGGACATGGTGCTCGTCATGGGGGTTCATCCCGGCTTTGGCGGTCAGTCCTACATTCCGGAAACCACGAACCGACTGAAGGCCATCCGCCAGATGATCGACGCCTCCGGCCGGGATATCCGCTTGGAGGTAGACGGCGGCGTGAACTTCAAAACCCTGCCGGAAATTCTCGATGCCGGCGTGGACACCATCGTGTCGGGCTCCTGCCTGTTCAAAGGGGACATCGCTGAAAACATCCGGAAATTTAAAAAATTATTTTAA